The Silene latifolia isolate original U9 population chromosome X, ASM4854445v1, whole genome shotgun sequence genome contains the following window.
ataaataaagtgaaatgggcaatgatgaaaagatccttgcatccccaacacaatcCTCGCGGATtattaaggagccaaacaagagaagaatCCCGTGCCACGATCCGAGCtgcccgagctcaggacgagcagaTTAGAGCAACGATCCGAGTGTCCGTgagcatgatccgagcgtacCAGAGCACGATCAGGGCGTCCCGAATGTcagcccgagcggatcttcttacaggaccagCCGTGCTTCATGTGAGGACGAGCGAATCCTGGTGGCAGTTGCAAGCATGATCTGCTTATGTCCCTCGAGAGTTGAAATTcttcaagcttctcttagggtcttaatagtcatttaagcccttagtaaccctaatccttgtacttaattttagtataaataccccattgtactacctagattatcatcaatttttaatcaagctttaatcaatccttaatcatctcttaatttagttgtaatacacatttcaatattaatcatatcttaatcttttataaatctctcaattgttcttagttttatttgggtaattagaagattatttgggtttattggaggattgactaccttccatcattcatcaagtacttctattattctttgctttattattttggatCATCTCacataggtataatctcttttacccttatttaattattgttaatcacatcatttattcatcatgttttgctttgttagtatgattgacaaccttattagcatgctaaacttgatcatgagtgagtagttgtttacctagggttaatggggaattaggggaaataaacatgggaatAGATCTAtgattaatctaatatgttttcataattaatttgcttgcttgttgtgatttcaacctatgcacatgttatgtttgatgaaatgcgagcctatgaatccttgcatttttttacccatctcttatcttttcaatgaggcttgtaagacataaaccaacttgagcctcattagaccatgcatagagttgaataggaggagactaagtcgacttgtaggtgttgtacagtctagacgactcggctccaggacctaaatcttcttagggattataagatataccctaactcgatcccatcacaacaataagtgcttgcatctatttgagaacatgtttgtatgatctatttccatgaatcccctatgaacccatgacaccctagtgcttttaatcaattgtttacaactcttttatttgctttactttgttttcgttcatcttgttaattagtttagattacatctcatctcaacctaatttgtgacaccctaagacatagctacttgcaattgaaaatcctacatcaatacccatcccttgggattcgacctttacttacctctttactaagagtagtttgtgaagttataaatattattttggttggtagcttttgacgacgagttttaaaccATACCAATTTGAAATGCTTGCTCCAAGTGCTTCACATGGTCTTATGCGTTCTTGGATAttactaccatgtcatcaatgtagacctccatggtgtcccctatttgctctttgaacatcatgttgaccaggcgctttTACGTTACCCCTACATTCTGCAGACCGAATGGCATGGCAgtgtagcagtatatgccccggtcagtaatgaatgcagtactctcctggtcagcaggatACATTTTTATCTGGTTAAATCCACTGGAAGTATCCATGAACGTCAGCATTTCATGTCCTACCGTTGCATCTACCATAGCATCAATGTGTGGGAGAGGGAATGGATCTTTtaggcaggctttgtttaagtcagtgtagtctacacagactgtACATTTGCCGTTGTTTTTCTGCACGACTACCACGTTTGCCAGCCACTCAAGGTACATTACGTCTTTGATCATACCCATGTCAAGGAGTTTATCTACTTCTTCATTGATAATGACGTTTCTTTCTGGtgcaaattttcgtcttttctatTGTACAGGCTTGAAAGATGTGTCAATATTAAGTTTATGAGTGATAgtatcagcactaattccagtcatatcaaagtgagaccaagcaaaataggaagatttatttttaagaaaacttactaatttTGGCCTGGCTGAATCAGGGGCATCAGAGCCATCTAGAACATACCTGTCAAAGTACTCAGTGTTGAGGATTACCTGATCGATTTCCATCTTAGGtggtgctacataagtgctcctgacagggtacggtaactgctatgcgagggacttacctgccttggaaggctttagGGCCTTAGTGTAGCATTCTTGGGCTGATTTATGCTCACTTCTAATAGTCGCTACTCCCCAATCTGTTGGTATGTTGATGtattggtgataggttgatgggaTAGCCTTGACATTTTGAATCCAAGGTCTACCTAAGATGATGTTGTAAGAGGACAGGCAGTCTAGGACTCCAAACTTTTCGTAGGATACGACGCCTTTAACGTAAGTGGGAAGTTATATTTCTCCCAAGGTGCTTTTTGTCTCGCCACTGAACCCTACCAAGACACTAGACTACTTGGTGATCTGATCCTCTTTGATCTTCATGGCTTTGAGCATGTCTatcatgatcaggttcactgagctggcTCTATCTACTAAGATTCTCCTTACATTGGCGGTTCCAATTTGCATGGAAATCACCAAGCCATCATGATGGATGTCAGGAATACCTACCAAGTTACAGCCGCTGAATGTCATAGGTGGGATGTTATCAGGCTTGCAGGGTGACTTAGTTTGGGGTGTCATGGCTAGtttctttgctgctgaactggcCAGGCCACAAATCTCTAAtccaccatttataaatttcactTCATAGAGTGGAGGTGGTAGAGGGAGATTGTGTTCTTGCTTCTGCTCTTGGTTGTTTTTGCTGGTTTCTTTAATCCTGCCCCTGACTTTGATCAGGTCTTTGAGGTATCCAACTTTCAACAAGTAGGCTACTTCCTTCCTGAGGGTGAAGCAATCTTCTCATGTATGTCCCATATCAATGTGAAACTTGCACCATTTAGTATGGTCCTTCCTTGGATTCGGGTTGtctgacttcctgggccatcttaCTACTGGCCCCATGTTGTCCAGCCGTTTGATCAATCCTGCAATGTCAACACAGCAATTATGTTCAGATATAGGTGGATGAATTTTAGTCTTACCTTGCTGTTCTTGCGTTAGGTTGACTTCTGATTGATCAGGCCTGGTATATGGACCACTCCTGTAGTTGTTGCTTCTGCCGCCACTTTTTCTGTTTGGCTTGTCAAAGTCTTTTGGATTACACGACCCTCCAAACTTGTAACTCTTATCTTCTTCTAGCCTGATATAGGCAATCGTCTTTtcctggacatcttcgaaggaGTCACGGGGATACTTGGTTAATTCCACATATAGATCGTTGTTAGGAAGCAATCCCTGCCTGAATGCTTCAACTGCTATACCGATGTCACACCTGGATATTgatacttttttcttgttgaacCTAGCAAGGAAGCTTCTGAGGCTCTCATCTTTGATCTGGGTAACCCTGTACAGATCACTGGAACGTGTTTCCAGTTCCCTGCTGCTAGCGAACTATTCATTGAATGTATTGACCAAGTCAGcgaaggacttgatgcttccatttggcaggttaaTGTACCATTGCAGTACAGGACCAGTTAGGGTAGTTctgaatcccttgcacatgcaaagtTACCTAAACTCACTGGGATAGATGCAGCAGACATTTTTTGTTTGTAGAaggctacatgattttgtggatctgagGTTCCATCATAGGTTCTTATAGATGGAATTACGAATTTCTTGGGAAGATCCACTCTGGCTATCTCGTCTATGAAGGGCGAATCAGCATAACTCTCttgggcagcttcttccatgctggcagggactccaggtatttttttcgaatttttcattgagtttcttgatctcctagATTATtactgttttgtgtggattttgcgcagggcgaaatcaggtcagggtgatactgtgtagggttaactagctctaattagactATTGGTCAGGTTGTCAGGGTACGATATTGAGCTataaataaaataacaacaataacaagacaaacaattttgtacgtggaaaacccttgaatgggaaaaaaccacgggcaccaagccaggagaggatttcactataagaTTTGGGGAGAATAATGATATAATAACAACAATGCTTGTATTCCTCTAAGTGATGTGTATATTTCTTCTTGCGTATGAATAGTGTGTCTCTAAGATCTTCAAAGTGTTCTTTATATAGTTttcccatcttgaacggctgcatgatcaagcattgaaggctgaatattctccataattgctggtaataattgctgaatatcTCCCTCTTAATTGCCGCATTTACCGCATAATCTTTATACTTAATgttgcgtatttatttccattaatgtACGCGGATATGATAAAATatcatcctgatattttgaccgttgtcctctccatggcctggcgcctatcttcatgtgccctgatagcctgataGCCTGGTTGTCAGGTTCAGGTGAAGTACTTATCAGGGCGGTCTGtgaatttccaggcctaacaattgccccttatctccttatttgtaggaccaggacgaaaaaatgaggagataactttaattTTGgcaagattacccaacggttaagtttttcCTGATCAGTTTCCTGTAATGGCTCTTTTACTGCAGTTGCTGACACGTGGATATTTACTGCAACTACCTTAATGATTTTGCGGCTGGAACCCTAATCTTCTTTGCTATAAATACTTgggtgcttcattaagttgaactcatcaACACGATTTCTTCTCATCTTCTTTCTTTAACTTTCTTtttcttcagttttcttaattccTAACTTCCCAAATCTTTAATCAATCTTCCATAATCCTTCAAATAATGGCcgcaaagaaaaaatctaccagggcagcggttcctgcaactcctcctcctcagaatcctgaggaagtttcttctgaaactttgcctgcttcttctgctgctccatctcccacagTGAATAAGCCGAGTGATCCTCCATTGGATATGATCTTAATATCTCATGGtgcttttcaattcaagcctacaaaGGCTTTAAACGAAGATCAGTCTcttgcaaaccgtttgaagcccgagttcgagaaaattttgaaggataaggggatcatcctgcCGATCTTTGAAGTCTGGATCTCGAGAATTCCCTATCGGTGACTGGGCTTGTCCTAGTTGGTTATGCATCCATGATTGGGccttcagggcaggttgtaagcttcctttttcgcctcttatggttgaggttattaaggagattggtgttccctcttatcaattaatgccgatggtgtggaaggttgtatgttctattgagaacctctgtaaaaaacacaatatttctttttctcttgatgaaTTGAAGACTGTTATCTTTGTTAAAACAAACGAGTccggccgtataagttttaaggtcgggCGTCTACTACTCCCCTTCGAGTAACTTGACAAAGGGTGGCCATGATAAGGGCTGGGTGTTTCTTGGCTATATGTTTGTCGGGAccattctgtgggtcctgacctggcgtatttaaatcatgaggctGTGTGGTGGTGAGTCTTTTGATTTCTTTCTTTAACTCGCATGTTTTTCTGTTagtgaaaaaatgaaatgaaaataataagtcataccttttatgtgtgcagttgatgactgggttactgaaactgagtatcctactcccaatgtttctgctttccttgctattcctcctttggagaggacctggcctctttgttgtggggttggtcaccttcctcgctgtttgaaggcATACGGTGTTCCCAGGGCGGCCAAAGCTTCAGGGGCTGCTAGTGCCACTACTTCAGGAAGTGAGTCCATTTTAAACTTTCTTTACTTTTTATCTGGGCTTCCTGATGATGcttggtttatattgctgataTAGCATTTCGTGTTGCAGCTACCAGGTCGTCTATTCGTCTTGCCAGGTTCGGTATGGTGACCTCTCGGCCAgtggctaagattaaggaggaaggtccTCGAGGAAGCGGGGATATTGAACTGTCATCGACTTGGTGAGCGATCCGATCTTGCAAAGGTCACTCACCGCACTTTCTTTGCCCTGCCGAGACAAGTTCGTTGACCCCAAAAAAGccaattgaagatgttgatgtttACGCCGGTcgggaggtgagagccaggttggataatatggaggctgctagggtgaagatcagggattatgcagtttctaaatcggatgtcatgctcacccttgaccctgttgagactgctactcaggcagttgcttcagtggatcattaagtcagcctcttggctggtgccttggctgctgtgagggaggtaTGTTAGCATAACTTccatgtgttttgtttttggtagtcttctattgttggtacaaattactcatacttttcttgtTTTTGATCAGGGTGCagcgacctgtctccataatgcctatcaggctacttctttggtagccaggattgacCTGATGAGATCGgattatgataggttgaagtcTGAGCTGGAATTTGCAAGGGCTTACTTGGCTGCCAAAACCGCTGACTTGAcaagggtgcaggctgagagggatgctgctaagactgaggcagCTTCGAGCTAGCGGCTGTTGCAGGAGGCCTTGGATAGGAATGAAGAGCttacccaggagagggatgacttggagcttaagctggatgatgcttccctATATTTCTATATCAAAGGAAGGGCagctgctatgtcggagcctgtcgaggccagggcaaaatgggaccctgcagctgagatggcttttgctgctttgaagtatcctgacctgcataatttggagaatgaacaggaggtcgactcccCAGGGGAGCAGAACGTTGAGGCTg
Protein-coding sequences here:
- the LOC141620525 gene encoding uncharacterized protein LOC141620525, which gives rise to MEEAAQESYADSPFIDEIARVDLPKKFVIPSIRTYDGTSDPQNHVAFYKQKMSAASIPFASSRELETRSSDLYRVTQIKDESLRSFLARFNKKKVSISRCDIGIAVEAFRQGLLPNNDLYVELTKYPRDSFEDVQEKTIAYIRLEEDKSYKFGGSCNPKDFDKPNRKSGGRSNNYRSGPYTRPDQSEVNLTQEQQGLIKRLDNMGPVVRWPRKKEVAYLLKVGYLKDLIKVRGRIKETSKNNQEQKQEHNLPLPPPLYEVKFINGGLEICGLASSAAKKLAMTPQTKSPCKPDNIPPMTFSGCNLVGIPDIHHDGLVISMQIGTANVRRILVDRASSVNLIMIDMLKAMKIKEDQITK